From the Mus musculus strain C57BL/6J chromosome 10, GRCm38.p6 C57BL/6J genome, the window aaagattgattCCTGTCACAGTGTCCAAACTAGATGTAGTCCTGTGTTTCTTGAGTAAGTAAAGCTGGGTTATTTTAGGAATTTTTATCCATTTCACTTGATGGTTCAATATTATTGATAATGTCATATCTCTAACTTTTTAGACTCTGCTTTATATAGAGAACTCCTGTTTTAGTTGTGTCATCTGTGACCTCTGTGTTCTCCTCTTCTGCCTTGTTAGACCTGGCTTAACTAAGAACTGACTTGACTTGTTGATCTGGTTCCCATTTTATTGATTTGCCTTCCCACACATTTTCTAAAGAAGGTAGGGTTATCTAAAGAGGTTttaaacacagggtttctctgtgtagccttggcatttttggaactcactccatacatcaggctagcctcaaactcagagatcttcctgcctatgTTTGCCAattactaggattaaaggtatcaGCCATCATACCTGTGCTGTCACTCTGATTTTTAAGAAGAGAAACAAGATTATTTCCTGCCTGTTCTTCTAACTACACCCTATTCCGATGGTCAGCTAAGCTATTTGTttattacttgtttgtttgtgacagggtgtTTCTCTAGAACCAGTTCTCAATCTGTGAGTCATAAGCCCTTTGGGGATTGAATGACACTTTTACAGGGATCACATTTCagaaatttacattatgattcataacagtagcaaaaatatggttttgaagtagcaaggaaaataattgtatgtttgtgggtcactacaacatgaggaactgtattagggGTTGCACcattagaaaggttgaggacTAGTGCTCTGCAGTATGAACcactgtgtgtaggtgtgtactCCAATTCCcagtgtttttaaagattttttaaaattatgtgtgtatgtatgtctaagtcgtgtgtgtgtgtgtgtgtgtgtgtgtgtgtgtgtgtgtgtgaatgcaggtgcccaGAGAGGCCAAAAGACTGttagagcccctggagctggaattatggatggttgtgagcctttcaACATGGGTGATGGGAAGCCTAACTCAGGTCAACTGCAAGAGCAGTCTTAATCTCAGGTCCTATGTAGACTCCAatcctcagtctttttttttttttttaaagatttatttatttattatatgtaagtacactgtagctgtcttcagacactccagaagagggagtcagatcttgttacagatggttgtgagccaccatgtggttgctgggatttgaactccggaccttcgaaagagcagtcgggtgctcttacccactgagccatctcaccagcccccaatccTCAGTCTTTAAGACCCACACTTTATACCTCCATAGACAATAcgtgctctttctaatttgttgaatgtTGGCGTGTTTGTTTCTATAATGCTGAAATTGATATTCAGGCCTTACTCACACTAGGCGAGAAGACTCTACAACTGAGCTGTTCCCTTAGCGCCTGGTAGGGCCAGTCCTGAGATCTCATTTTTCAGAACTGTTTGCCACCTTGTAACATAAGCCTCTCAGCACAGGCTCTTcatgtagagcattttctttctGGTTTAGTTCTGTCACATTGTTTTCCAAAAATAGGTTGAAACTTTCTGGGTCCTGAACTTCTTTTTTCCtcattgttcttttattttgtttgtttggcttttggtttttgagacagggtttctctatgaagcccagtacttgggaggtagaggcaggtggatttctgagtttgaggccagcctggtctatagagtgagtgccaggacagccaggattttactatgttaatcctattgatccatgaaattAGGAGATGTTCCatctgatattttcttcagtgtctttctcaaagacttgaagttcttgtcatacaggtctttcacttggattggttagagttaccccaagatattatatattatttgaggctattgcaAGTTTCCCTTATTTTTCTCAGACCATTTGTCATCTGCACATAGGAAGGCCAGTAGCTTTTtaagttaatcttgtatccagatACAAGTGCTTATTGTCTGTAGAAGTTCCCTAGTAGAATTTTAGGATAATTTAATGTATACTATGATATCATCAGCAAATAATgatgctttgacttcttcctttataatttgtgtactcttgatctccttcagttgaacacatatggagagagtggacaactttttcttgttcctgattttagtgcaattatttatttcctgattTTTCATGGTATTaggttgacatttttttttctagcacctTCTTTAGGACTAGATTTGTAGATACATATTATTCAAATTTAACTTtatcatgaaatattttattttctcttgctatggtgattgaaagttttgctgggtataatagtctggaCCAATGCCTGTTGTTTCTTAGAGTCTACAGTACCTCTGTCTAAGACCTTCTAGTTCTTAGTCTAtcaagaagtcaggtgtaattctgatcattctgcctttatatgtatcttggtctttttctctggtggcttttaatattctttattttgtatgtttagtgttttgattattatgtggcatgAGGACTTTGTTTTccagtccaatctatttggtgttttgtatgcttcttgtacctcgATAAGCATCTCCCTTAGGTTAGTaagattttcttctatgattgtgttgaaaacattttctggtcctttgagatgggtttcttttcctccttctataCCTGTTTCTCTTACATTTGctcttttcatagtgtctcagatttcctggatggtttgtctcaggaggtttttttttttttttttttagattcaatatttttctttggctgatacttctatttcttttgtcaTATCTTCAGTCCCTGAGAATctgtcttttcatttcttatattctgttgttgAAGCTTATATCTGTAGttcttatttgaatttctaaattttttatttccagaattctgtcagtttgggttttctttattgattttatttccagTTTGAGGTCCTGAACACTATTCATTTCCTCCACTGTTTGTGTTTTGCTGGATTTCTTTGAGAGatttattcttttcctctttaagaacCTCTATCATAAAGGCTGTTTTcaggtctttttcttgtgctttagctatgttggaatattcagggcATGACTGTTACTGATTGTGTTTATATGCTAGCATCTAGGTATCAGGATTTGAGATTAAAAGATCTGGGTGTTGACTTCTGGATTTGTCTTTGTTGGTTGGGTGTTTTATCCCTTGGTTTGTTTCCTTTCTGGATTTTGAGAGAGTATAATGACTCTGTATTTCCTGTTTTCCTGGCCTGCTCAGCTGGTATGTTCACAGGGAATGCCTGCCAGTGTTGGAGACTGAGGTACCAGGATAACTTGAGGGAAGGAAGGTTGGAGGAGAAGGTCCTGGTGGTCTGTTATGGTTGGGgttagggaagaaagagaaatgacagTAGGTTTCCTACTACAGATCTTGGGGTAAAACTAAGGAGGTTGTATCTCAGGAATAGTTGGAAAGGTTTGAGTTTGCTTTCAGCCTACTTCTGGCCAGAAAGGAGCAGTCCTTCGGTTAGCAGTGGGTGCCTGCTAGCATCTGGGACAAGGCAACAAAtggggcagggaagggggagCCCTTGTGGGATCCATGGAGCAAGAGGGCAGAAAAGGCTGCCATGGGTGTACTGCTTCAGAGCTGGACATGAGGCTAAAAGATGATGTTTGGGGATGACGGAGAACAaggcaccatttttttttctttttttttccaagttatttatttatttttttaattagatattttctttatatacatttcaaatgctatcctgaaagttccctataccctccctccgccctgctcccctacccacccactcccgcttcttggccctggcattcccctttattggggcatataaagtttgcaataccaaagggcctctcttcccagtgatggccaactaggccatcttctgctacatttgcagctagaaatacaagctctgggggtactggttagttcatattgttgttccacctatagggttgcagaacccttctgctccttgggtgctttctctagcttctccattgggggcccagtgttccatcttatagatgactgtgagcatccatttctgtatttgccaggcactggcataacctcatacgagacagctataacagggtcccttcagcaaaatctttctggcgttgtgcaatagtatctgggtttggtggctgattatgggatggatccccgggtggggtagtctctggagagtccatcctttcgtcttagctccaaattttatctctgtaactcttcatgggtattttgttcccaatctaaggaggaatgaagtatccacccattggtcttccctcttcttgattttcttgtgttttgcaaattgtatcttgggtgttctatgtttctgggctgatatccacttatcagtgagtgcatatctaatgacttcttttgtgattgggttacctcactgaggatggtatatatcctccagatacatccatttgtccaagaatttcataaatccattgtttttaattgctgagtagtactccattgtgtaaatgtaccacattttctgtatccattcttctgttgagggacatctgggttctttccagcttctggctattataaataaggctgctatgaacatagtggagcatgtgttcttattaccgttggaacttcttctgggtatatgcccaggagaggtattgctggatcttccggtagtactatgtccaattttctgaggaacctccagactgacttccaaagtggttgtaccagcttgcaatcctaccagcagtggaggagtatttctctttctccacatcctcgccagcatctgctgtcacctgaatttttgatcttagccattctgactggtgtgaggtggaatctcagggttggttttttgggggttttttttttggcttttttttttttttttttttttggtttttcgagacagggtttctctgtatagtcttggctgtcctggaactcactttgtagatcaggctggccttgaactcagaaatccacctgtctctgcctcccaagtgctgggattaaaggcttgcgccaccaccgcctggcctcagggttgttttgattttcatttccctgatgattaaggatgttgaacattttttcaggtgtttctcagccattcgatattcctcagttgagaattctttgtttagctatgaacCCCATTTTTcctggggttatttgaatttctggagtccagcttcttgagctctttgtatatattggatattagtcccctatcagatttaggattggtaaaaatcctttcccaatctgttggtggcctttttgtcttattgacagtgtcttttgccttacagaagctttgcaattttatgaggtcccatttgtcaattcttgatcttacagcacaaaccattgctattctgtttaggaacttttcccctggCACCATTTTTTCTAACCTCCTAAAGACAATTACATCATTTCAAAACAGGTACTAACTGAACGCTTGGATGCTCTTCTTCTGGAAaaagcagagactgaacaacAGTGTCTatgtctgaaaaaagaaaatgttaaaatgaaGCAAGAGGTTGAGGTAAGACAATATTTAGTGTTCTTTTATCCGTTAActtacacaaaataataatgaattttaCAGCTGAATAGAATCTTAAGCATCTAATCTAGCCAAGCATGGATACAcatgccaacacttgggaggctcaggcaggaagatgtcaaagtcaaggccagcctgggatgcttAACAAGGTACTTACTGTTTCTAATAAAAGGAGCCAACAAGATGACTCAGTAGATAGAGGTGCTTGCCTCCAAGCTTGGTGACCTGCCTCCAACTCCAAACTCCAAAAAATATACATGGTAAAAAGAGAtaactgactcctacaagttgtctatAACCTCCACaatgtgccatggcacatgcacacacctctctctctctttctttctctctctctcatacgcgcacacacacacactaaataatttatttttctaaaggtTATCTAATCCAGTCTTATCACAAACAAAACAGTCAGCTCTAGAAGCACAGACCCATAAGTCCAGCCACTCAGAATGCTAAAGGTATGAGGTTCacaagttcagggccagtctagcatccagaatgagttcaaggccagcttgaataGCTTTGTAACACTTTGTGTCAAAAAGTGAAAAGAGGAATAGGGATATGGCCCAGTAGTagaatgtttgcctgtgtgtagaggacctggcttcaattACTTGTTCAGCTGACAGTACTAAAAGCATGCAGTTATACAGAGATAAACTAACATTTTATTTCTTGCATAGTTTAATCTTTCTTATAGCCATGTCATTctttaataaaaatcttttaagatTTTGAGTTTTTCAAAACTCTAGATACTTTTTTCTGTTCAGGTTTAAGACATTTAGTATCACATTATTACTTTCTTGTCTGTAAGGTTTTAGCGTATTTTCTCTAAAATGTCTCTTACTAATCTATTCAGGAGAAATACACTGAAGCTTTTTACCTTAAATAATTTAATACCTTTAAAAAGATTGTTAAATACAGAGGTTTCCAAGTTGTTAGTTACTTTAAGTAAAAGATTTTGTATTAATGATAATAGTTCTACTTAATTCTTCAGATTTCAGAATCGTATTGCTCTAGGTATATTCTGTTCACCTCTGGGATCCCCCATCATCTAGTTAACTCTTTAGTAAAGATAGAGATTTCTTTCATCGTCAAAGATTTACTTGTGCTTCTTTTTGTAATAGGATTCTGTAACTAAACTGGAAGAGACACACAAAGAGTTTGAACAATCACATAGAAACTacgtaaaagaaattgaaagctGTAAAAATGAGCTGATGGCAGTGCACTCAGAGCACAGCAAAGAAACGGCCATCTTACAAAAAGAACTGGAAGAAGCTGTCCATAAGCAAGTAGAGCTGAGAGAGCAGCTTAAGTCTCAGAGTGACTCTGAAGATAACGTGAGAAAACTGCAGGAAGAGATTCAAAACATCACAGCAGCATTTGAGGAACAGATTTCATGTCTAGAGAAGAAATTAGAAGCTACCAGTGATGAAAAACAACAAGAGATTATTCATCTCCAGAAAGTCATTGAGGACAAGGCTCAGCACTACCAAAAAGATATTAATACTTTCCAAGCAGAGATTTTGCAGCTGAGagctacacacaaagaagaaGTTACTGAGCTGATGTCTCAAATAGAAACATCAGCTAAAGAACACGAGgcagaaataaataaactaaaagagAACAGAGTGACACAGTGTGAGGCAAGTGAGAACATTCCAGAGAAATACCAATGTGAATCGGAAAACTTAAATGAAGTCGCCTCAGATGCAAGCCCGGAGAGTCAGAATTGCTCTGTGGCCTTACAGGAAGATCCTTCTGCGGAACAAACAGTATGTGATAAAGTCAGACAATTGGAAGATTCATTAAAAGAACTGGAATCTCAACATAGTATCTTAAAAGATGAAGTAACTTATATGAATAATCTCAAGTTAAAACTTGAAATGGATGCCCAGCATATAAAGGATGAGTTTTTCCATGAACGAGAAGACTTAGAGTTTAAAATTAATGAACTGTTGCTGGCTAAAGAAGAACAGGGCTATgtagtagaaaaattaaaatatgagcGAGAAGATTTAAATAGGCAACTTTGCTGTGCTGTGGAACAACATAACAAAGAAATACAGCGTCTTCAGGAACACCATCAGAAAGAAGTCTCTGAACTAAGTGAGACATTTATATCaggttcagaaaaagaaaagttagcATTGATGTTTGAAATACAAGGTCTTAAGGAACAGTGTGAAAATCTACAACATGAAAAGCAAGAGGTAGTTCTAAACTATGAGAGTTTACGAGAGATGATGGAAATTTTACAAACAGAACTTGGAGAATCTGCTGGAAAAATAAGTCAAGAGTTTGAAACAATGAAGCAACAGCAAGCATCTGATGTTCATGAGCTTCAGCAGAAGCTAAGAAGTGCTTTTAATGAAAAAGATGCTCTTCTTGAAACTGTGAATCGCCtccaaggagaaaatgaaaaattattatcTCAACAAGAATTAGTACCAGAACTTGAAAGTACCATAAAGAACCTTCAGGCAGATAATAGCATGTACTTAGCCAGTCTTGGTCAAAAAGATACCATGTTACAAGAATTAGAAGCAAAGATAAGTTCTCTTGCTAAAGAAAAAGATGACTTTATAAGTAAAATCAAAACTTCCCATGAAGAGATGGATGATCTCCATCAGAAATGGGAAAGGGAACAGAGACTGTCTGTAGAACTCAGGGAAGCAGCAGGGCAAGCTGCCCAGCACAACAGTGAACTGAGACAAAGAGTAAGTGAATTAACAGGGAAACTAGATGAACTAGTAAGAGAAAAGAGTCAAAATGACCAAAGCATTACGGTTCAAATGAAAACTATGACGGAAGATCAAGAAGCTCTGTCATCTAAAATCAAGTCTCTTTATGAGGAAAACAATAGACTACATTCAGAAAAGGCCCAGTTGAGCAGGGATTTAGAAGCACTTCAGGCTCAACAAGATTTTGCCCATAAAGAACATGTTGCTGAATTCGAAAAGAAACTCCAGTTAATGGTTGAGGAGCGAGACGATTTAAATAAACTGCTTGAAAATGAGCAAGTTCAGAAGTCATTTGTTAAAACTCAGTTGTATGAGTATCTTAAGCAACTGAGGGCAAgcattttagaagaaaatgaagaggaagatgTTGTCAAACTTATACAAGCTGTAGGTGAATCTTTAGTGAAAGTAAAGGAAGAAGAACATAACTTAGTCTTTGAATATGATGCAAGGGTATTAGAATTAGAAAATAAGATTAAGTGTCTTCAAGAGGACAGTGCAGTTCAGTGTGAAGAACTAAGGACTTTAGTAAGAGACTCTGAGCAAGAGAAAATTCTCCTAAGAAAAGAATTAGATGCAGTCACATCAGCAAAAGAGGCCCTCCAACTTGATCTTTTAGAAATGAAGAATACTAATGAGAAAGCAAGCCTTGAAAACCAGACTCTTTCAACTCAGGTTGAAGAATTATCTCAGACATTACACAGCAGAAATGAAGTCCATGATGAAAAGGTTCTTGTAATAGAACATGAAAACCTAAGGCTACTGCTTAAACAGAGGGAATCTGAACTCCAAGATGTGAGAGCAGAATTGATACTGCTAAAGGTACTATTATTTTGAGTTTTATTGATTCGAATTAATCCTTAGCTCTGCTCATAGGTTATAGAAAATACATGTATTAACATTTTTATAGTCTGAAATCAAAACTTAGCTTTTAGCATTCAGGCTCAAGCAGCAAATTTCTGGCAAATGAATTAGTAAGCACTGTGATGTGGTGTATCTCAGGCAAGTGTGACTAGTCATGAGCAAAGCTAATGAAGGACCAATGGGAACTGCCGCAGGACACAGACAGTGCTTTTCTGTTTAAAGAGCCCTTGATCAAAAGAATGAACTGCGTGGTGTTGCGTTTTAGTTAAAAATCTGAAGTTCCCTTAGAAACTGGGTTGTGAAGTGATGACCATATCATCATttctttattatgtgtgtgtttggggtgtgtCAGATTATTCATGTTGCTCTTTGGCACTATTTTAATAAGGgccatatatataataaatggaGTATTGCTTACTCtagcaatagaaaataaaaataaccaaattGCTGTTTACATGGTTTTTCTAGGTAAAGATTTTCTCATTATTAAAATGGTAACAGTTTTATTGTGGGGATTGAAATGAATTCTGGTTTaggggttcttttgttttgttttttttctctataaaatCTAGGATTCCTTAGAGAAATCGCCTTCTGTAAAAAATGATCAACTTTCATTGGTAAAAGAGCTGGAAGAAAAAATAGGTAACTATGGTTTTATATGTGTTGTCACCATTAATTAGACAAACATTAGTGTTTAAGATAGATGGAAAACTATAGACTAAATTAATGAGTTATTCAGTACACAGTAATTGGCTGCCTTTTTCTCATTCCCCAATTGTCCTCTGCCATCTGTTTACCTTCTCTTCCAAATGCCACTTTCTGTCATTTAATCCAAACAAAAATGCTGTTGTGACTCCATTCATAATTGACTCTGTGGATTAATTTTGGATTGTTTTATCCATTTAGACATTTTGGATAATCAGCTGTTGTATAGAATAGCACTAGCAAGGGCAAGCAAGGTCCAGACAGTATGCTCAAAGAACTCCTTAACAGGAAGAAGCTAAGTTCAGTAATTAGGTAGGACGTGAGTTGATACTGATATACAAAGTTGcctgttttaagaaaaatatccCTCCCTTTGGGCCCTGAAGAAGGAGATGTATAACACAAGAAGAAAAGGTGTTTTAGCAAGAAGTGTGCTtttctcttgattttctttttaaatgacatCAAGGAGACCAGAAAGTTCCCAAAGAGTAGCTGATTATAAACTCATTATTGCAATGCTCAGCAGAGTTAAGCCTTCATACATATCTTTTTGTTCCATTTAGTGATTTTATGAACTAGCTCTTTTGTTCCTgctgaaagatgaagaaataaagatttaACAAGTGTTGTATGATGTGTCCACGATTCTTCAGTTTAGTACCCAGATAGACTGGGGAAAGGAACATGGAAAAGAGTTCAGAATGACTCAATTTCCTCTCAAAGATGGTTTAAGTGAAAGAGGGTGCTCCATTTTAGACTAAATATATGTATCATCATCATATGTATATAGGATGCTATATACATCTGTAAGTGAATTAACTAGCATAAAGGTAGAAAAATGCATAGTCAAATTATAGACAtaaaaagccagagagagagagacagagaggcataaATAAGGACCAGAGATAGTTCCCATCTTTAAATGACAGAAACACTAAAAGGGATTGAGAAGAAGCAGCTAGTAGGTAGGAAATCTCTGAACAAAAGTCTGAAAGTCAAGCAATGTCCGATTGACAGACGTGGGAAAACCTGTAGccacagcagatgctgctgatgGGTTAAGTGAGTGCTGAGAGCTATGTATTGAGTTAAGTGAGTGCTGAGAGCTATCTATTGGGTTAAGTGAGTGCTGAGAGCTATCTATTGGGTTAAGCAACACAGAGGACAGTTTCCTGATGTGCTGGGACCGAGGCCTGGTTGAAGTGGCCTTCtacagaaagatggagaagagaaatTTAAGATTAGAATCACAGGCAACTCTTTGAAAGGTTTTTGCTCGGTAAGAGGAGCAGTGTGATTTCTgttgttctggtttttttttttttaatgggaaaaCAAGCATGTTTATGATATTACACCTTCTACTATGGTCTCTCCCCTGCCTTTTGTAGATTCTATTTATTCCTGATATAATGATATGCTTCATTATATTACTCCTGTATCTGTATAATATATATGACTGCCTGCCATACcctttgtggaggtcagaagttaaTGTTTAGGAGtcaattctttccttctcctgtggGTACCAGGGGTAAAccccaggtcctcaggcttgcacagcaagcatttttacctgctgaaccatttcaCTGACCTTGATAATATGATCTTGTTGCATGTTTATAAactgttgagaaaaaaaatccactgaaAAGGGGGAATCACCATTGTAATGCTTGAGTTGCGAAGAAGAGTTGTGTTATATATAGCAGAGTTGTGCTATATACATGAAACCTGGAAGAGTGACAGTGGCCTTTGGTGCACAAGTCACTATATACGCAGTGCACCCCGAATGATCAGTGTGAACAGAACTCTTAACTGCAGTTAAGAAAAGATTACATAAATAAAGCCCTAACCTCGAGTTTAGCTGGACGAGGTAGTCAGACAGAGTGAAGAAAGATGATCACTACAGAAATGTGCATTACACATTTCCTATTTGTCCTGCTTTACAAACCGTCTCCTAAAATCCTCACACACTCAACAGTAAGAGTCTTAGGAACTCCAGTTCCTAGGGATTTAAGAAATGACCTTGGAAAATAAACAATCCGAACAGAGAAAGTTTTACATAATTTATCTCACTTCGCTAATCAATAATTAAGGTTTTTGTTTACAAAATAAAGCTCTGGGTACTTATCATTAATTTTAAGCTGCAAATTTTGTGTTCAAGAATAAAACTATTTATGGGGTTAAGCTAAGTAATTtcactatttttttccttttgactttATATATGAtcctttcattttctattttagaaAGTCTGGAAAAAGAATCCAAAGACAAGGATGAGAAAATAAGTAAGATAAAACTAGTTGCTGTGAAAGCAAAGAAAGAACTAGATTCTAACAGGAAAGAGGTAAGGCAACCAACATAAAAAGCACAAGATTTTAGAATCCTATGTTGTGGAAAATCAAGTATTTCTATACGTGAAAAACACTTATTATTTTTACAACAGGCCCAGACACTACGGGAAGAACTGGAATCCGTGCGGTCAGAAAAGGACCGCCTGTCTGCTTCTATGAAGGAGTTCCTCCAAGGAGCAGAGAGCTATAAGGTACAACAGACTTTATTACAGACTTTAATAACAGACTTTATTCGTAACTAACAGGTATACTAGAATTTTAAAACTGGTACATAAAATCCGTTGTTTTGGCTATTGAAATTTAAATttccctggttttgttttttgtttagtgTACATAAAAGGTTAGTCTTTGGTTGCATCTGgggatttttgtctgttttgattttaaatggggtttcactgtgtagtcctggctagcctggaaacAAAAATCCTGGCTTCCAACTACTGGAATGAAAGGCATTTGACACCACACCTAGAAAAGTTAGCCTTTAAATAgtgcttttaaattattatttcttaaaattaaaatccaTTGGGGGATTTCCTCATAATAAAACGTAAAGAAAGGACAGCTGCTTCGATCTAGTGTGTTCACAGTGAAGTG encodes:
- the Gcc2 gene encoding GRIP and coiled-coil domain-containing protein 2 — its product is MEDSAPDAVAAAPSGTPKSKLETLPREDLIKFAKKQMMLLQKAKARCTELDKEVEELKSKPVDGGTDDIIKVLTERLDALLLEKAETEQQCLCLKKENVKMKQEVEDSVTKLEETHKEFEQSHRNYVKEIESCKNELMAVHSEHSKETAILQKELEEAVHKQVELREQLKSQSDSEDNVRKLQEEIQNITAAFEEQISCLEKKLEATSDEKQQEIIHLQKVIEDKAQHYQKDINTFQAEILQLRATHKEEVTELMSQIETSAKEHEAEINKLKENRVTQCEASENIPEKYQCESENLNEVASDASPESQNCSVALQEDPSAEQTVCDKVRQLEDSLKELESQHSILKDEVTYMNNLKLKLEMDAQHIKDEFFHEREDLEFKINELLLAKEEQGYVVEKLKYEREDLNRQLCCAVEQHNKEIQRLQEHHQKEVSELSETFISGSEKEKLALMFEIQGLKEQCENLQHEKQEVVLNYESLREMMEILQTELGESAGKISQEFETMKQQQASDVHELQQKLRSAFNEKDALLETVNRLQGENEKLLSQQELVPELESTIKNLQADNSMYLASLGQKDTMLQELEAKISSLAKEKDDFISKIKTSHEEMDDLHQKWEREQRLSVELREAAGQAAQHNSELRQRVSELTGKLDELVREKSQNDQSITVQMKTMTEDQEALSSKIKSLYEENNRLHSEKAQLSRDLEALQAQQDFAHKEHVAEFEKKLQLMVEERDDLNKLLENEQVQKSFVKTQLYEYLKQLRASILEENEEEDVVKLIQAVGESLVKVKEEEHNLVFEYDARVLELENKIKCLQEDSAVQCEELRTLVRDSEQEKILLRKELDAVTSAKEALQLDLLEMKNTNEKASLENQTLSTQVEELSQTLHSRNEVHDEKVLVIEHENLRLLLKQRESELQDVRAELILLKDSLEKSPSVKNDQLSLVKELEEKIESLEKESKDKDEKISKIKLVAVKAKKELDSNRKEAQTLREELESVRSEKDRLSASMKEFLQGAESYKSLLLEYDKQSEQLDVEKERAHNFERHIEDLTKQLRNSTCQYERLTSDNEDLLARIETLQANAKLLEAQILEVQKAKGVVEKELDAEKLQKEQKIKEHVSTVNELEELQLQFQKEKKQLQKTMQELELVKKDAQQTTLMNMEIADYERLMKELNQKLTNKNSTIEDLEQEMKIQKEKQETLQEEITSLQSSVQHYEEKNTKIKQLLVKTKKELADAKQAETDHLLLQASLKGELEASQQQVEVYKIQLAEMTSEKHKIHEHLKTSAEQHQRTLSAYQQRVVALQEESRAAKAEQAAVTSEFESYKVRVHNVLKQQKNKSVSQVETEGAKQEREHLEMLIDQLKIKLQDSQNSLQISVSEYQTLQAEHDTLLERHNRMLQETVTKEAELREKLCSVQSENTMMKSEHSQTMCQLTSQNEALRTSFRDQVRHLQDEHRKTVETLQHQLSKLEAQLFQLKSEPSTRSPASSHQPSKSLRERRTTDLPLLDMHTVAREEGEGMETTDSESVSSAGTHIQSLEQLLSSPDTKLERLAETSLWHNEFTKEELAEKLSSTTKSADHLNGLLRETEATNAILMEQIKLLKSEIRRLERNQEREKSVANLEYLKNVLLRFIFLKPGSERERLLPVIDTMLQLSPEEKGKLATVAQGEEESASRSSGWASYLHSWSGLR